In the Nicotiana tabacum cultivar K326 chromosome 16, ASM71507v2, whole genome shotgun sequence genome, one interval contains:
- the LOC107805992 gene encoding disease resistance protein RPP13-like isoform X1, with translation MTFIASWKFPSLLQGLILYINEREKTSVKIKMVDAVVSYAVQKLGDFLIEEVSLRQSLRENVLWLRNELSFMQAFLKDAEKKQAEDHLVQQWIFEITSVANEAVAILETYSLDEGINDGNAGFVDRLKACACICQNEAKFHNIGTNIQSLKQRIMDISRKRDTYGITHISNNAGEGPSNYRTNDPSSTLIRSLRRAASYADEDQLFVGFQEVFQRLLNELLKKESRRNVLSIYGMGGLGKTTLARNLYNSPSLLTSFHTRAWICVSQQYSTPDLLQSIIKSIQGCDEETLKLLKEMTERDLETHLRDQLKERKYLVVVDDVWHREAWESLKRALPDNNNGSRVILTTRKEDVAERVDDKGFSHKLRFLNKEESWDLFCKKLCPENKMGSTYLFSPLMENLAKDMVEKCRGLPLAIVVLGGLLSHRKGVDEWQKVKTHIWQHMKNDSIEINHILSLSYNDLSFELKQCFLYFGIFREDEVIDTEKLMYLWLAEGFIPRIREEHMEDIAENFLHELISRSLIQVEETFFDKILTCRIHDLLRDLAVQKATKVNLFDIYDPRVNLVTPFRHRHAIHTQTQRYLSLDLSKLKVRSILFFDKEFKNLEDKKFMTFCTTFQHLYVLDLENIHFAGNELPDAIGNLVHLKFLGLSNSNIFKLPPSIGKLKSLQTLEALSLDNCSCELPPQVAQLTNLRNLVARYHVPLQVDKLTNLRTLKYIRCDQWKDTDAAGLVNLQELGMDQIRTSYSLKSIGILKSLTTLWLSCQYHQKFPALKPLSSCENLHRLWLSGGIELADLNKLPKSITL, from the exons ATGACTTTCATAGCCAGCTGGAAATTTCCCAGTCTTCTTCAAGgtttaattttgtatataaaCGAAAG GGAAAAAACTAGCGTCAAGATCAAGATGGTCGATGCAGTTGTGTCCTATGCAGTTCAAAAACTGGGAGATTTCCTCATAGAGGAAGTTTCCCTGCGCCAAAGTTTGAGAGAGAACGTGCTTTGGCTGAGAAATGAACTGTCTTTCATGCAGGCATTCCTCAAAGATGCCGAAAAGAAGCAAGCAGAAGATCACCTGGTGCAACAATGGATATTTGAAATCACCTCTGTTGCTAATGAAGCAGTGGCCATCTTAGAAACATACAGTTTGGATGAGGGAATTAATGATGGCAATGCTGGATTTGTTGATCGTCTTAAGGCTTGTGCTTGCATCTGTCAGAATGAGGCCAAGTTTCACAACATTGGGACGAACATCCAATCTCTCAAGCAAAGAATCATGGATATCTCTCGAAAAAGAGATACGTATGGTATTACTCACATCAGTAATAATGCTGGAGAAGGACCAAGTAATTATAGGACAAATGATCCGTCTTCCACGTTAATAAGATCATTGAGGAGAGCAGCGTCCTATGCAGATGAAGATCAACTTTTTGTTGGCTTTCAAGAGGTCTTTCAAAGATTACTTAATGAACTTCTCAAAAAGGAATCTCGCCGAAATGTCCTTTCAATTTATGGAATGGGTGGGCTGGGCAAGACCACTCTTGCAAGAAACCTATATAATTCCCCAAGTTTACTCACTAGCTTTCACACTCGTGCCTGGATATGCGTCTCTCAACAGTATAGTACCCCAGATCTCCTTCAGAGTATCATAAAATCTATACAAGGTTGTGATGAAGAAACATTAAAATTGCTGAAGGAGATGACAGAGAGAGATCTAGAAACTCACCTCCGTGATCAATTGAAAGAGCGCAAATACCTTGTGGTGGTTGATGATGTATGGCATCGAGAAGCTTGGGAGAGTCTGAAAAGAGCCTTACCAGATAACAACAATGGCAGTAGAGTTATCCTTACAACACGAAAGGAGGACGTGGCTGAAAGAGTCGATGACAAAGGTTTCTCCCATAAACTTCGTTTTCTGAATAAAGAAGAAAGTTGGGACCTCTTTTGCAAGAAACTCTGTCCGGAGAATAAGATGGGTTCAACTTACTTGTTCTCCCCGTTAATGGAAAATCTAGCTAAGGACATGGTGGAGAAGTGCAGAGGCTTACCACTTGCAATTGTGGTACTAGGTGGGCTGCTTTCCCACAGAAAGGGGGTTGACGAATGGCAAAAGGTGAAGACACACATTTGGCAGCATATGAAGAATGACTCTATTGAGATCAATCACATTCTATCATTGAGCTACAATGATTTGTCATTTGAGCTCAAGCAATGTTTTCTGTACTTTGGCATTTTCCGAGAAGATGAAGTGATCGACACTGAAAAGTTGATGTATTTGTGGCTGGCCGAGGGATTCATACCAAGAATTAGAGAAGAACATATGGAGGATATTGCTGAAAACTTCCTACATGAGCTAATTAGTCGAAGCTTGATTCAAGTGGAGGAGACATTCTTCGATAAAATTCTTACATGTAGGATACACGACCTACTTCGAGATCTTGCTGTACAAAAGGCCACGAAGGTTAACTTGTTTGACATTTATGATCCAAGAGTAAACTTGGTCACCCCCTTTCGTCACCGACATGCTATTCATACACAAACTCAAAGGTATCTTTCACTTGATCTTTCGAAATTAAAGGTACGGTCAATATTGTTCTTTGATAAAGAATTTAAGAACTTGGAGGATAAAAAATTTATGACGTTCTGCACAACGTTCCAACATCTATATGTGCTGGACTTGGAGAACATCCATTTTGCTGGGAATGAACTACCTGATGCTATAGGCAATTTGGTACACCTCAAGTTCTTAGGCTTGTCTAACTCCAATATTTTCAAACTCCCACCTTCCATTGGCAAACTAAAAAGCCTACAAACGCTGGAAGCATTGTCACTTGACAATTGCTCATGCGAACTACCTCCTCAGGTAGCCCAGCTCACAAATTTGAGAAATTTAGTTGCTCGATATCATGTTCCCTTGCAAGTTGACAAACTCACGAATCTACGAACTCTTAAATATATTCGTTGTGATCAGTGGAAAGATACTGATGCTGCAGGTTTGGTCAACCTTCAAGAATTGGGCATGGACCAAATTAGGACATCTTACTCCCTAAAATCCATTGGCATCCTGAAAAGCCTCACCACCTTGTGGCTATCTTGCCAATATCATCAAAAATTTCCTGCCCTTAAACCTCTTTCTTCttgtgaaaaccttcacagattGTGGTTATCAGGGGGAATAGAACTAGCTGATTTAAACAAGCTGCCGAAGTCCATCACACTGTGA
- the LOC107805992 gene encoding disease resistance protein RPP13-like isoform X2, with amino-acid sequence MDISRKRDTYGITHISNNAGEGPSNYRTNDPSSTLIRSLRRAASYADEDQLFVGFQEVFQRLLNELLKKESRRNVLSIYGMGGLGKTTLARNLYNSPSLLTSFHTRAWICVSQQYSTPDLLQSIIKSIQGCDEETLKLLKEMTERDLETHLRDQLKERKYLVVVDDVWHREAWESLKRALPDNNNGSRVILTTRKEDVAERVDDKGFSHKLRFLNKEESWDLFCKKLCPENKMGSTYLFSPLMENLAKDMVEKCRGLPLAIVVLGGLLSHRKGVDEWQKVKTHIWQHMKNDSIEINHILSLSYNDLSFELKQCFLYFGIFREDEVIDTEKLMYLWLAEGFIPRIREEHMEDIAENFLHELISRSLIQVEETFFDKILTCRIHDLLRDLAVQKATKVNLFDIYDPRVNLVTPFRHRHAIHTQTQRYLSLDLSKLKVRSILFFDKEFKNLEDKKFMTFCTTFQHLYVLDLENIHFAGNELPDAIGNLVHLKFLGLSNSNIFKLPPSIGKLKSLQTLEALSLDNCSCELPPQVAQLTNLRNLVARYHVPLQVDKLTNLRTLKYIRCDQWKDTDAAGLVNLQELGMDQIRTSYSLKSIGILKSLTTLWLSCQYHQKFPALKPLSSCENLHRLWLSGGIELADLNKLPKSITL; translated from the coding sequence ATGGATATCTCTCGAAAAAGAGATACGTATGGTATTACTCACATCAGTAATAATGCTGGAGAAGGACCAAGTAATTATAGGACAAATGATCCGTCTTCCACGTTAATAAGATCATTGAGGAGAGCAGCGTCCTATGCAGATGAAGATCAACTTTTTGTTGGCTTTCAAGAGGTCTTTCAAAGATTACTTAATGAACTTCTCAAAAAGGAATCTCGCCGAAATGTCCTTTCAATTTATGGAATGGGTGGGCTGGGCAAGACCACTCTTGCAAGAAACCTATATAATTCCCCAAGTTTACTCACTAGCTTTCACACTCGTGCCTGGATATGCGTCTCTCAACAGTATAGTACCCCAGATCTCCTTCAGAGTATCATAAAATCTATACAAGGTTGTGATGAAGAAACATTAAAATTGCTGAAGGAGATGACAGAGAGAGATCTAGAAACTCACCTCCGTGATCAATTGAAAGAGCGCAAATACCTTGTGGTGGTTGATGATGTATGGCATCGAGAAGCTTGGGAGAGTCTGAAAAGAGCCTTACCAGATAACAACAATGGCAGTAGAGTTATCCTTACAACACGAAAGGAGGACGTGGCTGAAAGAGTCGATGACAAAGGTTTCTCCCATAAACTTCGTTTTCTGAATAAAGAAGAAAGTTGGGACCTCTTTTGCAAGAAACTCTGTCCGGAGAATAAGATGGGTTCAACTTACTTGTTCTCCCCGTTAATGGAAAATCTAGCTAAGGACATGGTGGAGAAGTGCAGAGGCTTACCACTTGCAATTGTGGTACTAGGTGGGCTGCTTTCCCACAGAAAGGGGGTTGACGAATGGCAAAAGGTGAAGACACACATTTGGCAGCATATGAAGAATGACTCTATTGAGATCAATCACATTCTATCATTGAGCTACAATGATTTGTCATTTGAGCTCAAGCAATGTTTTCTGTACTTTGGCATTTTCCGAGAAGATGAAGTGATCGACACTGAAAAGTTGATGTATTTGTGGCTGGCCGAGGGATTCATACCAAGAATTAGAGAAGAACATATGGAGGATATTGCTGAAAACTTCCTACATGAGCTAATTAGTCGAAGCTTGATTCAAGTGGAGGAGACATTCTTCGATAAAATTCTTACATGTAGGATACACGACCTACTTCGAGATCTTGCTGTACAAAAGGCCACGAAGGTTAACTTGTTTGACATTTATGATCCAAGAGTAAACTTGGTCACCCCCTTTCGTCACCGACATGCTATTCATACACAAACTCAAAGGTATCTTTCACTTGATCTTTCGAAATTAAAGGTACGGTCAATATTGTTCTTTGATAAAGAATTTAAGAACTTGGAGGATAAAAAATTTATGACGTTCTGCACAACGTTCCAACATCTATATGTGCTGGACTTGGAGAACATCCATTTTGCTGGGAATGAACTACCTGATGCTATAGGCAATTTGGTACACCTCAAGTTCTTAGGCTTGTCTAACTCCAATATTTTCAAACTCCCACCTTCCATTGGCAAACTAAAAAGCCTACAAACGCTGGAAGCATTGTCACTTGACAATTGCTCATGCGAACTACCTCCTCAGGTAGCCCAGCTCACAAATTTGAGAAATTTAGTTGCTCGATATCATGTTCCCTTGCAAGTTGACAAACTCACGAATCTACGAACTCTTAAATATATTCGTTGTGATCAGTGGAAAGATACTGATGCTGCAGGTTTGGTCAACCTTCAAGAATTGGGCATGGACCAAATTAGGACATCTTACTCCCTAAAATCCATTGGCATCCTGAAAAGCCTCACCACCTTGTGGCTATCTTGCCAATATCATCAAAAATTTCCTGCCCTTAAACCTCTTTCTTCttgtgaaaaccttcacagattGTGGTTATCAGGGGGAATAGAACTAGCTGATTTAAACAAGCTGCCGAAGTCCATCACACTGTGA